Proteins encoded together in one Cervus canadensis isolate Bull #8, Minnesota chromosome 7, ASM1932006v1, whole genome shotgun sequence window:
- the NAA50 gene encoding N-alpha-acetyltransferase 50 isoform X2: protein MKGRIELGDVTPHNIKQLKRLNQVIFPVSYNDKFYKDVLEVGELAKLAYFNDIAVGAVCCRVDHSQNQKRLYIMTLGCLAPYRRLGIGTKMLNHVLNICEKDGTFDNIYLHVQISNESAIDFYRKFGFEIIETKKNYYKRIEPADAHVLQKNLKVPSGQNADVQKTDN, encoded by the exons CCGGATCGAGCTGGGAGATGTGACACCACACAATATTAAACAGCTGAAGAGATTAAACCAGGTCATCTTTCCAGTCAGCTACAATGACAAGTTTTACAAGGATGTGCTGGAGGTTGGCGAACtagcaaaacttg CCTATTTCAATGATATCGCAGTGGGTGCCGTGTGCTGTAGGGTGGATCATTCGCAGAATCAGAAGAGACTTTACATCATGACACTAGGATGTCTGGCACCATACCGAAGGCTAGGAATTG GAACTAAAATGTTAAATCATGTCTTAAACATCTGTGAAAAAGATGGCACTTTTGACAACATCTATCT GCATGTCCAGATCAGCAATGAGTCTGCAATTGACTTCTACAGAAAGTTTGGCTTTGAGATTATTGAGACAAAGAAGAACTACTATAAGAGGATAGAGCCCGCAGATGCTCATGTGCTGCAGAAAAACCTCAAAGTCCCTTCTGGCCAGAACGCAGATGTGCAAAAGACAGACAACTGA
- the NAA50 gene encoding N-alpha-acetyltransferase 50 isoform X1, producing the protein MKGSRIELGDVTPHNIKQLKRLNQVIFPVSYNDKFYKDVLEVGELAKLAYFNDIAVGAVCCRVDHSQNQKRLYIMTLGCLAPYRRLGIGTKMLNHVLNICEKDGTFDNIYLHVQISNESAIDFYRKFGFEIIETKKNYYKRIEPADAHVLQKNLKVPSGQNADVQKTDN; encoded by the exons TAGCCGGATCGAGCTGGGAGATGTGACACCACACAATATTAAACAGCTGAAGAGATTAAACCAGGTCATCTTTCCAGTCAGCTACAATGACAAGTTTTACAAGGATGTGCTGGAGGTTGGCGAACtagcaaaacttg CCTATTTCAATGATATCGCAGTGGGTGCCGTGTGCTGTAGGGTGGATCATTCGCAGAATCAGAAGAGACTTTACATCATGACACTAGGATGTCTGGCACCATACCGAAGGCTAGGAATTG GAACTAAAATGTTAAATCATGTCTTAAACATCTGTGAAAAAGATGGCACTTTTGACAACATCTATCT GCATGTCCAGATCAGCAATGAGTCTGCAATTGACTTCTACAGAAAGTTTGGCTTTGAGATTATTGAGACAAAGAAGAACTACTATAAGAGGATAGAGCCCGCAGATGCTCATGTGCTGCAGAAAAACCTCAAAGTCCCTTCTGGCCAGAACGCAGATGTGCAAAAGACAGACAACTGA